DNA from Brassica napus cultivar Da-Ae chromosome C4, Da-Ae, whole genome shotgun sequence:
AATTCGAAAATCCATGATCAATGATTTGACTTCActatatgttgtttcattgaaGCCGATTTAAAGAACTATCTGAAGCTATAGGGGCATCAGATTTCTCATCGTAAAAGTGAACATTGTGAGCTACTTAAAAGGGTACCAGAGAAACAGTAAATATCTATTGCATTATgacaaaaatactttttttataatctaaCAGCAACTAAATACAGTTTGGTTAGAATCAGGTTAATCATAGGGTGTTTAATTAATacttaactttatttttataaattttatgtgttatatatacaaatagactttgatcaaagaaaaaatagaCAAATCGACTTTCATTATAACTGGAAAgtaatcttttaatttgaaatgtaacctttttattttacaagtattaaatttgttatttattaagTTCTTAATGAATGCAtacatactttttaaaattgcaATGGATTAAAATAAGTAAGTTCATcgaaaggcaaaaaaaaatcaaaattttttccTGTCATAGTAATAAATATTCTGaaacaattaacaaaaacaTAGTCAAACCTGCAAAGAGTCACTAATTAGTAGTTTTTTATGTAtgggaaaaaacaaaaacaaagtagCAAACGTTTAGTCAAGATTTCTAtagaatttattattttgatttatggtAGAAGGTTGAATAACCATATTGCATTACTAtggtaataaaattaaacaaaagataataattatGGTAGAGAATTCAAAACagatatctttatatataaagttggctttttcccttcttatgacatgtggaaggggggtttgttgacatgtgtcctcatgttttttttttgtatttatactatatatatctgaGTAACTGAGTCAAGATTTCATATGTATCTTTTCAATTAACTATATATAATTGGGACTCAAGTGTGAGTTCAATAAAGCATTTTATATAAGCTTTTAAGGTACACATgccaattttataataatcctAATCTCTAATTATATTAAGACATACTCAGATTTTTATACTGTATCACCatcataaaatatatctatCTTTGTCACAATATgctttattttcaaattatatcgATCAACTTAcgttaaataatacatattcccattttcatattttctaagTTCTTCAAATAGTAAAAATTGTAATCATAAAAAGCCagtaattatatgtttttagaaGAGTGATTTTCCATTTCCATCGTGTTAAAAAATTTCAGATTacatttattgttttgtttgcttATACTGGCTCTCGCTATTGTTTAAAGTaatgatataatttttgtaCTCTCTTGAAGTATCAATTTCTGAATATATCAGAAGTTTACATAAGcattaactaattattttttttaagaagattGAGTTCAATTTAGTTAATGAAATTTTGAGTCTCTTTGATTTTCCAgtttacataataaaaaaaactattctggAATTCAGATTCTTGCAACTGGGTGATGTTacttaatgtattattttggaATTTACAGGAAATGATGTCAAAAGAGATGGTTAAAATAAATCCAGATATGCTAATGCTAAGTGATGATCAGACTCCTAAGATTGGAGCTAGCTTGAGCCAATCTAAACGAAGGAAGATTTCAATTGTTGGCATTAAACCCAACATACCTGACCTGAATGTGAAACCTTGTTATGATTCTGATGaggaagaaaaaggagaaattACAAAAACATTTCAGAATCTTGCAGGTTTAAAATCTCATGATGGATGTTATGTTCATCATAAGCTTTTGTACGAGCTTGAGGTCGAGATCTTTGCTCGTCTTCCATGCTTTGAATACTGGAAACTGCAGTTTCTTAACAAGAAATTTTTGCAGTTGTTAAAAAGTGGTGAAATTTTCAGGGTGAGACAAGAAAAAGGCCTTGTGAAACCCTACGTGATTTTGCATTCAGGGGCTGATTCAAATTGGGAAATGTTTGATAaggattttaaaaactttcagaaACTTcctaaagttccttcttctgactATTGCTTTTTCCACAGCGATAAGGAAACAATTAGTGTGGGTACTCAGTTAATTGTCATTGGAAGAGAAATAGAGGGAATTGTGGTGTTTCGCTACGAGCTAGAGAATCATAAGTGGTTCAAAGGTCCTTCAATGATCACACCGAGGGTCATGTACGGTTCTGCTAGCCATGGAAAAACCGCATTTTTTGCAGGAGGCATTCAAAAGGATGACAATGAGAACCCTATAGTTGTTCGAACCGTAGAAAAGTATAATGCTGATACAAAAAGTTGGACTATGATTAATGGAATGCATAAAGCAAGGAAGTTCAGCTCAGGATGTTTCTTGCGTGGAAAGTTTTATGTCCTCGGTGGCCGAGATGAGAATGATAAACACCTCACTTGTGGAGAAAGTTATGATGAGACCACAAATTCTTGGGAGTTGATACCTGACATGTTAAAGGACATGACATTCATTATTCCTTCCCAATCTCCGCCTCTTATAGCTGTGGTTGATGACAATCTATACATGTTGGAGACATCTTTGAACGAGCTTCGCGTATATGATATAAACACAAATATTTGGAAGAAACTTGGTGTTGTCCCTGTGAGCGCAAACACTACCTTTGGTTGGGGGACTGCGTTTAAATCTATGGGAGATAGACTTCTGGTTGTTGGAACTTATCACTCTTGGCATAGGAAAGCAATAGTCTACTCATGCCgtccttctccagacgtggaagaGCAGCACTGGGAAGAATTAAAATATTGGTGCACTGGTGCTGAGCTCCCACCGTTTATTCATAACTGTTGTGTTATGTTTGCTTAAAGTTGTTTCCGAGGCAAACTTGTTTTGTATTTGTGCTTACAATAATTGGGTGGCCATTTGGAACCCCGAAACAATTAAAATTGTGGTTttctgttgtttttgttttctgagtttttgtttttgcatttggGATTAAAATGTTGTTGTTTTCGTTTATAAGTGCTTATGtttgtgcaaaaaaaaaaagattaatgatGTTTATGTAATGCTTATtgaattttatagttttgtttcCCCCTCCCCTCTTTAGCCATTAATGTTACCTAATCATGTTCAGCTAAAATCTTTATCATGTTTCAGtttgtttttccaaaaaatTAGGTTTACAGAAGTTATATACCACATTAAAATCATATCTAATTTTTACTTGCTTGGTTTGGACAACTAGAATTTTCAGGTTATTAGGTTTTTAACCATAAACAAtggttgtatttttttaaataaaattgcctGTTTTATTTTACATGGTTAGATAATCGATTTACTAAAAACATAGAATGTACTAATTTAACTTTGgtaattttgataaaacatttttattatattttatgtgaaCCCAAATTGTATTATTTACCCAGAGGAGTTGAAAATACAGGAgttataaataattagaaataagAAAGCAACTGTTATAAAAATGTGCTtgtttatcatttataaataataataagaaagaccttgttatttttatattattattaatcagTTTGATACTAGTTACTAGATAATCCCAATTCGAAAATCCATGATCAATGATTTGACTTCActatatgttgtttcattgaaGCCGATTTAAAGAACTATCTGAAGCTATAGGGGCATCAGATTTCTCATCGTAAAAGTGAACATTGTGAGCTACTTAAAAGGGTACCAGAGAAACAGTAAATATCTATTGCATTATgacaaaaatactttttttataatctaaCAGCAACTAAATACAGTTTGGTTAGAATCAGGTTAATCATAGGGTGTTTAATTAATacttaactttatttttataaattttatgtgttatatatacaaatagactttgatcaaagaaaaaatagaCAAATCGACTTTCGTTATAACTGGAAAgtaatcttttaatttgaaatgtaacctttttattttacaagtattaaatttgttatttattaagTTCTTAATGAATGCAtacatactttttaaaattgcaATGGATTAAAATAAGTAAGTTCATcgaaaggcaaaaaaaaatcaaaattttttccTGTCATAGTAATAAATATTCTGaaacaattaacaaaaacaTAGTCAAACCTGCAAAGAGTCACTAATTAGTAGTTTTTTATGTAtgggaaaaaacaaaaacaaagtagAAAACGTTTAGTCAAGATTTCTAtagaatttattattttgatttatggtAGAAGGTTGAATAACCATATTGCATTACTAtggtaataaaattaaacaaaagataataattatGGTAGAGAATTCAAAACagatatctttatatataaagttggctttttcccttcttatgacatgtggaaggggggtttgttgacatgtgtcctcatgttttttttttgtatttatactatatatatctgaGTAACTGAGTCAAGATTTCATATGTATCTTTTCAATTAACTATATATAATTGGGACTCAAGTGTGAGTTCAATAAAGCATTTTATATAAGCTTTTAAGGTACACATgccaattttataataatcctAATCTCTAATTATATTAAGACATACTCAGATTTTTATACTGTATCACCatcataaaatatatctatCTTTGTCACAATATgctttattttcaaattatatcgATCAACTTAcgttaaataatacatattcccattttcatattttctaagTTCTTCAAATAGTAAAAATTGTAATCATAAAAAGCCagtaattatatgtttttagaaGAGTGATTTTCCATTTCCATCGTGTTAAAAAATTTCAGATTacatttattgttttgtttgcttATACTGGCTCTCGCTATTGTTTAAAGTaatgatataatttttgtaCTCTCTTGAAGTATCAATTTCTGAATATATCAGAAGTTTACATAAGcattaactaattattttttttaagaagattGAGTTCAATTTAGTTAATGAAATTTTGAGTCTCTTTGATTTTCCAgtttacataataaaaaaaactattctggAATTCAGATTCTTGCAACTGGGTGATGTTacttaatgtattattttggaATTTACAGGAAATGATGTCAAAAGAGATGGTTAAAATAAATCCAGATATGCTAATGCTAAGTGATGATCAGACTCCTAAGATTGGAGCTAGCTTGAGCCAATCTAAACGAAGGAAGATTTCAATTGTTGGCATTAAACCCAACATACCTGACCTGAATGTGAAACCTTGTTATGATTCTGATGaggaagaaaaaggagaaattACAAAAACATTTCAGAATCTTGCAGGTTTAAAATCTCATGATGGATGTTATGTTCATCATAAGCTTTTGTACGAGCTTGAGGTCGAGATCTTTGCTCGTCTTCCATGCTTTGAATACTGGAAACTGCAGTTTCTTAACAAGAAATTTTTGCAGTTGTTAAAAAGTGGTGAAATTTTCAGGGTGAGACAAGAAAAAGGCCTTGTGAAACCCTACGTGATTTTGCATTCAGGGGCTGATTCAAATTGGGAAATGTTTGATAaggattttaaaaactttcagaaACTTcctaaagttccttcttctgactATTGCTTTTTCCACAGCGATAAGGAAACAATTAGTGTGGGTACTCAGTTAATTGTCATTGGAAGAGAAATAGAGGGAATTGTGGTGTTTCGCTACGAGCTAGAGAATCATAAGTGGTTCAAAGGTCCTTCAATGATCACACCGAGGGTCATGTACGGTTCTGCTAGCCATGGAAAAACCGCATTTTTTGCAGGAGGCATTCAAAAGGATGACAATGAGAACCCTATAGTTGTTCGAACCGTAGAAAAGTATAATGCTGATACAAAAAGTTGGACTATGATTAATGGAATGCATAAAGCAAGGAAGTTCAGCTCAGGATGTTTCTTGCGTGGAAAGTTTTATGTCCTCGGTGGCCGAGATGAGAATGATAAACACCTCACTTGTGGAGAAAGTTATGATGAGACCACAAATTCTTGGGAGTTGATACCTGACATGTTAAAGGACATGACATTCATTATTCCTTCCCAATCTCCGCCTCTTATAGCTGTGGTTGATGACAATCTATACATGTTGGAGACATCTTTGAATGAGCTTCGCGTATATGATATAAACACAAATATTTGGAAGAAACTTGGTGTTTGTGAGCGCAAACACTACCTTTGGTTGGGGGACTGCGTTTAAATCTATGGGAGATAGACTTCTGGTTGTTGGAACTTCTCACTCTTGGCATAGGAAAGCAATAGTCTATTCATGCCgtccttctccagacgtggaagaGCAGCACTGGGAAGAATTAAAATATTGGTGCACTGGTGCTGAGCTCCCACCGTTTATTCATAACTGTTGTGTTATGTTTGCTTAAAGTTGTTTCCGAGGCAAACTTGTTTTGTATTTGTGCTTACAATAATTGGGTAGCCATTTGGAACCCCGAAACAATTAAAATTGTGGTTttctgttgtttttgttttctgagtttttgtttttgcatttggGATTAAAATGTTGTTGTTTTCGTTTATAAGTGCTTATGtttgtgcaaaaaaaaaaagattaatgatGTTTATGTAATGCTTATtgaattttatagttttgtttcCCCCCCTCCCCTCTTTAGCCATTAATGTTACCTAATCATGTTCAGCTAAAATCTTTATCATGTTTCAGtttgtttttccaaaaaatTAGGTTTACAGAAGTTATATACCacattaaaatcatatataatttttacttgCTTGGTTTGGACAACTAGAATTTTCAGGTTATTAGGTTTTTAACCATAAACAatggttgtattttttaaaataaaattgccTCTTTTATTTTACATGGTTAGATAATCGATTTACTAAAAACATAGAATGTACTAATTTAACTTTGgtaattttgataaaacatttttattatattttatgtgaaCCCAAATTGTATTATTTACCCAGAGTAGTTGAAAAATACAGGAgttataaataattag
Protein-coding regions in this window:
- the LOC106395920 gene encoding F-box/kelch-repeat protein At3g27150-like, translated to MLLNVLFWNLQEMMSKEMVKINPDMLMLSDDQTPKIGASLSQSKRRKISIVGIKPNIPDLNVKPCYDSDEEEKGEITKTFQNLAGLKSHDGCYVHHKLLYELEVEIFARLPCFEYWKLQFLNKKFLQLLKSGEIFRVRQEKGLVKPYVILHSGADSNWEMFDKDFKNFQKLPKVPSSDYCFFHSDKETISVGTQLIVIGREIEGIVVFRYELENHKWFKGPSMITPRVMYGSASHGKTAFFAGGIQKDDNENPIVVRTVEKYNADTKSWTMINGMHKARKFSSGCFLRGKFYVLGGRDENDKHLTCGESYDETTNSWELIPDMLKDMTFIIPSQSPPLIAVVDDNLYMLETSLNELRVYDINTNIWKKLGVVPVSANTTFGWGTAFKSMGDRLLVVGTYHSWHRKAIVYSCRPSPDVEEQHWEELKYWCTGAELPPFIHNCCVMFA